One Rissa tridactyla isolate bRisTri1 chromosome 1, bRisTri1.patW.cur.20221130, whole genome shotgun sequence DNA segment encodes these proteins:
- the MGST1 gene encoding microsomal glutathione S-transferase 1, producing MRSGEMAKLTQLIDNEVFRAYATYATIVLLKMMLMSLITAYFRISRKAFVNPEDTASFGKGESAKKYLRTDPSVERVRRGHLNDLENIVPFLGIGLLYALIGPELSTALLHFRIFTGARIAHTFAYLIPLPQPARGLSWAVAYAVTISMAYKVLKTALYL from the exons ATGAGAAGTGGAGAAATGGCTAAACTGACCCAGTTAATTGACAATGAAGTCTTCCGGGCTTACGCTACTTATGCAACTATTGTTCTTCTAAAAATGATGCTAATGAGTCTTATAACAGCATACTTCAGAAtctcaagaaag GCATTTGTCAACCCAGAAGATACAGCATCATTTGGTAAAGGCGAGAGCGCTAAAAAATATCTGCGGACTGATCCAAGTGTAGAACGTGTACGCAG AGGCCACCTCAATGACCTTGAAAATATTGTCCCGTTTCTTGGCATTGGACTGCTGTATGCTCTTATTGGTCCTGAGCTGTCCACAGCCTTGCTGCATTTCAGGATCTTCACTGGGGCTAGGATCGCTCACACTTTTGCGTACTTGatccctcttccccagcctgccAGAGGTTTGTCTTGGGCAGTTGCGTATGCAGTGACCATCTCGATGGCGTACAAAGTGCTGAAGACGGCGTTGTACCTGTAG